GGTTCCGTGGTGTTCtgtgagcttggctgttttcttgctgatgtttcattaccacactaggtaacatcatcagtgctgggtgTCAAGGCTgcgactgttctgacctaggcttctccaaaCCACaaggcaaactccttgtcctgaccaaAAACTCTTTTtaataattgactgtgaattctacacattcacatccagcaaagtcttccgAGGGAGGATTTatgatcacagaccttatctggcttggagagctgccagtccTGATATCTGGAAAACTTGCTAAGGAGTTTCAGagtgtcacgaaccaattaagtgaactaattgtctcctgcaaactccactcccctttcgctcctctgggaggggccattcaccatccacctgagtgagtagagtaagtagagtagagtgagtagagtagtgtagtgtagagtagagtgagtagagtagagtagagtaagtagagtagagtgagtagagtagagtaagtagagtagagtgagtagagttgagtagagtGAGTAGTGTAGTGTAGAGTAAGAGTAgagtgagtagagtagagtagagtaagtagaGTAGAGAGAGTAGAGTGAGTAGAGTAAGTAGAGTAgagtgagtagagtagagtagagtgagtAGAGTAGTGTAGTGTAGAGTAAGAGTAgagtgagtagagtagagtaagtagaGTAGAGAGAGTAGAGTGAGTAgagtaagtagagtagagtagagtagagtagctcaactccctggagaagagcctaatgctgggaaagattgagggcaaaagaagaaggggatgacaaagaatgagggggctggatggaatcactgaagcagtcggcgtgagctaaAACCTTTAGTAAGGTGTACTAAAGAGATGATACCACTTGATTTTTGttcatcctttttctttttgaggGAAGATATTTTAtatgtcatttatttgacatttataagggacatggtggctcagtgtctaagacactgatcttgtcgatcagaaaggtcagcagttcagcagttcgaatccctagcgccgcgtaacggagtgagctcccgtgacttgtcccagcttctgccaacctagcagttcgaaagtagctaaaaatgcaagtagaaaaatggaaccacctttggtgggaagggaatagccttctgtgcaccttcggcattgagtcataccggccacatgaccacggagacgtccttggacagcgctggctcttcggctttgaaacggaggtgtgcaccgccccctagagtcgggaacgactagtacacatgtgcgaggggaacctttaccttaataaaatttatgaaaatgaaaatgccgGGGGCAAAACAACAGGTTACTCTCTAGAAACTGGACACGTTTTAAAACCACGGATCGATATAGGACTGAATATATGAGGGTTGCTTTTCTGTTTGACAATTGGAGCCAGGCTGTTATTGCCCTTTGTATAAAGAGAGAAGCAGCACCAAAATCTATAGTGCAACGAATCAATGAAGGTTCTCAGCCCTCCGAGTAGACTTGCCTGGAAtcgagtcatggcaactggacttacttatGCAAGTTAAATTTTAACTTATTTAGATAAGTCCAGTTGCTGTGACAAAACTTAAATGGCAATCAGTTTTTTTGAGGTGGCACGGAAAGGCTCGTGACTGAATTCAGACTTGGGGGACAACAAGCAAAATTTAGAAAGCAGAAGGTGGCATGGCGCCATGTCTTAGGTGTGCAAAACAGGCGAGTTGGCTCTACAagagcagaagcattttttttttactactgcgcatcCGTGCGCGGctcatccctgagtgaaccgacAGTAGCAGCAGCTGCAACCCACCCCCTGCTGAAAATGGGTAGAGAAatttcaagcagtggtgggtttcaaaaattgttcgaacctactctgtgggcatggcctcctttgtgggagtggcttgccacccatgtgaccggatatgaagatgccgacgacacttgtcagaaccaccttaaattacctcccacacaacactggcatgcataagaataggatgtcaacttgttttttaaaaagcatctttggtttgcgttaaaacaacttcagcacacgcaatgttctgattgtaccacaaacgcagtagtcatccttacctttcacagaggcactgagttttataaataggagcatgagagtgtagaataatcatatctaaggaccagtggtgggtttcaaaaaaattcggaacctcttctgtaggtgtggcctgctttccgggtccactggtggaacctcttctaaccggttcagtagatttgacgaaccggttctactgaataggtgcgaactggtaggaacccacctctgatttcaagGCATACAAATGCAGTAATAAGTTGTAATATTAGTTGCCTGGTTTATATGTGCATGTTTATCTTCACACACGTAAGGAATACcgatggaagagaatatttgtagctgagggttgaacTGTTCAATCTTGGTGCAAACTGACCTTGGTAATTTTACTGTAGacgtttcattgccaaactaggtaacatcatcagtgctacaagagagttaaaaagcccactcccttctagcactgatgatgttatctagttgggttatGCTCTGACCCCCGCTTCTCCATTCAGGAACGACAGCCAAAaacaaacgtaaataagaatacttttaatcagtccacactctcgttggctgcaagcccaaaataaaaaaagagataagcactctggcagcaagtcctacgaACCTAGGCAGCAAATGCAAACAAACTGTCACAGCacaccacttctccaagttggcttctcctaatcgtgaacgttgacttctgcaaaagggcgtggcacaagcagtctcttttataatcaggagaggatcttaataagcatcagctgagcgtaatcatctcctataattacgcagttgttcttgccgccgagTAGCCTTTTGACGgcatgcatcccgaaacaactcacaagtgttctcctgatcactccctctgatccaaggctctggcgccacctggtggccaaccagtctctcctcgccctgctcggagtcggcaccaagtccagagtcctccacctcccctagggccgactcataagacccctcactgttggagtctggcggcagctccaacggctcctgctgggctacaacaggttatgaaatgtctgcagggtaacaagctcagagaacatcaaggaccccagagttttcctcctcctgctgctgccgctcctcctcctcttcctcctccgactccaactccttctagcactgatgatgttacctagtcgggtcatgaaacatctgtaagaaaaccaccaagcccagAGAATGTCAAGGACCCCTCATGCAAAAATGATTTCTGGGGTCTTCAAATGTATACATCAGGATTCAGGCGACATTAGTCTCCTTTATACCATGGTGCTTAGATATTTTCATAACTGATATGGATCTTGTGTCATCTCATGTCAGAAGTGCAAGAACTAGAAAGGgggaaattattaatttaatattttacaaatataaaacTGGTATGGATAAAGTTGAGTTAGACATCCTTCCTCCCTtcaggacgtggtggctcaatggctaagatgctgagcttgtcgaccagaaaaggcagttcgacggttcgaatccctggcgtcgtgtaacggagtgagctcccgttacttgtcccaacttctgtcaacctagcagttcaaaagcatgtaaaaaaagcaagcagaaaaataggaaccacctttggtgggaaggggacAGCTTTccacgtcttcagacagcgctggctcttcggctttgaaacggagatgagcactgccccctagagtcgggaacgactagcacgtatgtgcgaggggaaccttcacctttccTTACCTCTCTTTAAGTCACAGCCCAAAAGAGAACTTGGTTTTTGTGACTACGCTACCCAAAACTATTTTTTCTATAATTAAAAAAACGATGAACACCGAAGTGTTTGACTGTTGGCATTTTTCCCTAGAGCTCTTTCATTTCTTCAGGGTTGGCCAACTTAACCTGAAGAGCTGCCCTAAGATTAGTCCAGAAAAATGCATGCTTCCTTTTGTCTTCTGGCCATTCCAAGTAGGTCCTCTTGGCCATGAGAGCTTTGAGTTTGTAGTACCTGGCAGGGATGATGTAGGCCGGTATGGACTCCAACAAAATCAGAATTAAACCGTCGGCGTTTTCGCTGAATAACTTGTGGTGAGCGAAATACAGCTCGTAGTGGCACCATTCGCTCTGCACGAAATTGGGAGACAGCACGAAGATGGACTTGTAACTTTTCTCAATGCAGTCGATGATGTTCTCCACGATGCTTTTCCCCGGAATGAAATTCCTCTCGTGTTGGCAGATCCTTAGGgacccttcttccttctccaggTTGGGGATCAGCTCCGTTTTGACCCAGTTGGCGTCATGCTCGCTGTAGGAGACAAACGCGTGGTACTGGATGCTCTCGGGGATCTCTTCCGATTTATTCTTCCAGATCCGGTGTTTCACCCGGCTCCAACGACACATCATCCTGAAATACCAAGGAAGGTCGAAGCGGATGCAGAGGAAGGCGACGACAGCGATTACGAACAGGGAAACTGCTAAAACGACGGTAATCAAGAGAGCCACGTTGCACTCAAGTTCAGAAATGCGGAAGTCTTTTAAGAGAGTCCCCCTTAAGTCGCTGGGATATTCACACCAATAAGCCTCAGGCCAGCCAACTAATGCCACCGATTCTTGTTTCTGAAGATTGATGAGCTGCCTTAATTCGCAGTGGCACCCAAAGGGATTCCGTCCCCCTTTTAACCTTCGAATATTCCGACAGGTGTGGAAGAATTCAGAAAACTGGTCGAGGATGAAATTATTTTCGACGTTAAGCACCTGAAGGTTTCCAAAATGGCCACATCCGGGAAAGGCACCGAGTCTGTTCGAAGCCAAATTTAACTCCTTTAAAGCCGTCAGGGCCATAATGTCTTTCGGCACGGCTGAAATCTGATTACTGTGTAAATCCAACATTTGGATCTTGTTCGGTAAACACCTAAAGACGGCGTCTGTTAACTTATTGGATGACAGGTTCAGATTAGTTATGCGTTCCCCCCAGTCGCATTGGCTTTCCCCGTCTTTGTAGTACAACTGATTCTGACTTACGTCCATATAACTCAGAGACGTCATGCTCGTTGTCATGAAGCTGACTTTGGTAAGGTCCTCGAGcctatttttttgtaaaatgagCGTTTGCAGCAGAGTTAAGTTTTTGCAACCTTTTAACATAGTGTCAGTCAacgtgttgtttttaaaatttaaatacttAAACCTACTGGGTGTTTCAGGACAATATACATATAATATGCCAGAATCAGAAATAGTAAAGCTGTCAATGTTCAAGTTTGCAAAAGTTGAGTACGCAATGCTTTGGTCAAATGTTGCCGTGTCAAGAAGTACATATTGAATGGTTAAACTTTtcaatgcggggagcggcatttTTAAAAGGCCCCGCGTCGAATGTAGTAATGGTTGGGTATAAAACGGTTAAATGATTAATGCTGGATTTCCCCACTCCATTAAAGGCGCCAGCGAGGTCTCTCCAACTGAATTTCGTATCAACAATGGTTAGATTTACCAATGTGCTTTTTTCATCCAGCCTCGCCAGAAATGTTCTTAAGTCTTCCGCTTGCGCCAAGGGGATCTTAGAAAGTTCTAAACTTTCTGTACCGTTGAGCCGCAGATCCGGGAGGATGCGAAGCTTTGCGTTTCGAGGGAGCACAATCCGAACGGTCTTTGCGTCGAAAGCTAGAAAACTTCCTGACCTGTATTCATCAAGATTTTCTAAGTCCAGAAACAGCGTGTCCAGTTGTAAAGGCACAAGAGCATTGTCCTTCGAAAGGTTTCTCGCGCTAATTCCAAAATACTTCAGCTTTGTCGTTTTGGGGAAGAATGGGATGGCGGCAAAGTCATTGTAAGCGAGATCTAGATGCTTGAGACTTTTAACAGGAAAACCGGAAACATCCCTTAGTGCGTTGTGAGATATGTCAAGGTGCTCTAAGACATTGTTGTGCCGAAAAACCCCAAAATCCAATTCTCTGATAGAATTGTGAGACAGAATTAGCACTCGCAAGCTGGGAAGGGAACGGAAATGAGAGATTTCCAATTTATATATACTGTTATCGGACAGGTCCAGAACTGTGGTTTTTGTTGATAAATCATTGGGAACAGCAAACAGAGAACTCTTTGAGTAGTTTGCTATAAATCCACTTTCTGCGGCTGAGCGGGTGAAATTCCATAAGGTTATCACAAATATaccaagagagagaaaattaTTCGTAGCTGACATTTTCCTCCCAGCCATAGGACAGTCGGATATAGGCCTTCTTCTCAACTGGACATCgttctgttaaaataaaataaaaaattcacgATGCAATATTAGGTCAGCCTTTAATATTTCATTGCTCAATATCATTTATAATAAACTAGTCGATagcccgagtatttatttatagggggaaaatgttcggACCAAATGTTAGATTTtctccccttaccagagggagccccctcgtGGAGTACCCCTCGTGGAGTATTACCATGGcagctccactgtgctgtacagtagaagccattttgcagcagtacagtagaagccatttaaaggcacaacaggctgcatcttaacagaacacacaccccgagggatgttagggggtgccttacccccacagtatttttctccagagagtaagtcatctgtgtaccaagtatggttgaaattgctcgaggcgttccagatttatgctggaacacacacacacacgcacgcacacaaacagagagacatTTTATATATACAGATGAAATCTTAATAGAATAACAGGAATGTCTGTTAATAATATATGATCACAAAAGTTAATATTGATTAACTTTGTCTCCTAAGATACTAGAAACAAAACGCGATTTGTTGCAAACTTCTCTAAAGTAATGGGATAGCTCTCTGTGATTCTACAAGACAATTTCTTTCGGGTAATTTGAGGAAGGAATTAAGCAGCACAGAATATTTCCTTCGTGTTTTGAGCTTTTTATAATATCATTTGCATGTTCACTCCTAGTTTCTTTCTTACTCGGAGGTCGTACAAGATGTTGTAATAGCAGCTACTTCCTCCACATTGTGCCTCATTTATAGTCTTACATCTCAGTGACTAAATCTGTTTCCCACAGCACATACGTCTAGATCTTCAGACATATATTTATCACATACGTCTAGATCTTCTTGTCACATTTAAAAAACATAATGCCGTAGAAGTCTTTGATTTCTATTTAAAGTTTTGCTACATATCCAAATTCTGTTAAAACAGGAGTCACCAAActttcggatctcagggaccactaaattcataattttaaattccgcggaccactaatatgaattttttaaaaagataaatagtatttagtgcaatataaaaaatgcgaATAATTTtcctgcggaccaccaaaatattCTCGCGGAcccccagtggtccatggaccacggTTTGGTGACCACTGTGTTAAAGGCCACTTGTTGGTTTTTCattcccaaaactctgccaaggAATTTGATcgattccctccccctttttttttctttgtttatttttttcggTCGAGGCGGAGAGAATCTAATTCTCTTTGGTTCTTAAAAAGCTTTCACCTTCTCTAgttctctttttaaataaaataaaatcctgaaaTACAATAGCACGTTTTGTCCAAAATAGCTctggtagtcctcagcttataaccACAACTCAGCccaaattttccattgctaagcgagacagtgttTAAGTGAGTCTTGTCtgatttcttcctccctccttccctctctgtttgtctttctctctgtgtttctctctgtgtgtttctctctctctctctgtttctctctgtgtg
The DNA window shown above is from Thamnophis elegans isolate rThaEle1 chromosome 9, rThaEle1.pri, whole genome shotgun sequence and carries:
- the LOC116513538 gene encoding LOW QUALITY PROTEIN: toll-like receptor 6 (The sequence of the model RefSeq protein was modified relative to this genomic sequence to represent the inferred CDS: deleted 1 base in 1 codon), translated to MAGRKMSATNNFLSLGIFVITLWNFTRSAAESGFIANYSKSSLFAVPNDLSTKTTVLDLSDNSIYKLEISHFRSLPSLRVLILSHNSIRELDFGVFRHNNVLEHLDISHNALRDVSGFPVKSLKHLDLAYNDFAAIPFFPKTTKLKYFGISARNLSKDNALVPLQLDTLFLDLENLDEYRSGSFLAFDAKTVRIVLPRNAKLRILPDLRLNGTESLELSKIPLAQAEDLRTFLARLDEKSTLVNLTIVDTKFSWRDLAGAFNGVGKSSINHLTVLYPTITTFDAGPFKNAAPALKSLTIQYVLLDTATFDQSIAYSTFANLNIDSFTISDSGILYVYCPETPSRFKYLNFKNNTLTDTMLKGCKNLTLLQTLILQKNRLEDLTKVSFMTTSMTSLSYMDVSQNQLYYKDGESQCDWGERITNLNLSSNKLTDAVFRCLPNKIQMLDLHSNQISAVPKDIMALTALKELNLASNRLGAFPGCGHFGNLQVLNVENNFILDQFSEFFHTCRNIRRLKGGRNPFGCHCELRQLINLQKQESVALVGWPEAYWCEYPSDLRGTLLKDFRISELECNVALLITVVLAVSLFVIAVVAFLCIRFDLPWYFRMMCRWSRVKHRIWKNKSEEIPESIQYHAFVSYSEHDANWVKTELIPNLEKEEGSLRICQHERNFIPGKSIVENIIDCIEKSYKSIFVLSPNFVQSEWCHYELYFAHHKLFSENADGLILILLESIPAYIIPARYYKLKALMAKRTYLEWPEDKRKHAFFWTNLRAALQVKLANPEEMKEL